Proteins from a single region of Methanoculleus taiwanensis:
- a CDS encoding nucleotide sugar dehydrogenase, whose amino-acid sequence MTSPLQSRIDARGPIRRVGVIGMGYVGIPAAVLFADVSSIEQVYGFQRNSPSSGYKIDMLNRGELPLKGEEPGLEDLIKKTVDAGTFRCTADFSLVAECDAVTLAIQTPFANPKDLIPDFTPLVEGLRQTGRYLTPGTLVVLESTITPGTTTGMAKEILEAESGLAAGIDFALAHAPERVMVGRLLRNIREHDRIVGGIDPVSTERAIELYRPVLTLGKIIPMTATAAEVTKTAENAFRDLQIAAANQLALHCEAMGVNVYDVRAGVDSLKGEGITRAILWPGAGVGGHCLTKDTWHLERGAQMLGGDLDYPHGQESIFGVARSINDFMPRHMATLTRQGLERVDKPLAGAKVALLGWAFIKNSGDARNTPAEPFYDLVTEAGATVTVHDPFVEDDVGVPIETDLNAVLAGADAIAIFAGHDLYGRLDPARVKHLTGQEHPVLVDGRNVADPDAFIGAGFVYKGIGRGDKNNHPVKG is encoded by the coding sequence ATGACATCTCCGTTACAATCACGCATCGACGCACGAGGCCCGATCCGCCGGGTCGGCGTCATCGGCATGGGCTACGTCGGGATCCCGGCGGCCGTCCTCTTCGCCGACGTCTCGTCTATCGAGCAGGTCTACGGCTTCCAGCGAAACTCTCCCTCCTCCGGCTACAAGATCGATATGCTCAACCGGGGCGAGCTCCCCCTGAAGGGCGAGGAGCCGGGGCTCGAAGACCTCATCAAAAAGACGGTGGACGCGGGCACGTTCCGGTGCACTGCGGATTTCTCGCTGGTAGCCGAGTGCGACGCCGTCACCCTCGCGATCCAGACGCCGTTTGCGAACCCGAAAGATCTGATCCCCGACTTCACTCCGCTCGTCGAAGGCCTCCGCCAGACCGGCCGCTACCTGACGCCGGGCACGCTCGTCGTCCTCGAGTCGACGATCACCCCCGGCACCACGACCGGCATGGCGAAGGAGATCCTCGAAGCGGAGTCCGGGCTCGCCGCCGGCATCGACTTCGCCCTCGCCCACGCCCCCGAGCGGGTGATGGTCGGCCGGCTGCTTCGGAATATCCGGGAGCACGACCGGATCGTCGGCGGGATCGATCCGGTCTCGACCGAGCGGGCGATCGAGCTCTACCGGCCGGTGCTGACGCTTGGCAAAATCATCCCGATGACCGCCACCGCCGCCGAGGTGACCAAGACCGCCGAGAACGCCTTCCGCGACCTCCAGATCGCCGCCGCGAACCAGCTGGCGCTGCACTGCGAGGCGATGGGCGTCAACGTCTACGACGTCCGCGCCGGCGTCGACTCCCTGAAGGGCGAGGGGATCACCCGGGCGATTCTCTGGCCGGGCGCCGGGGTCGGCGGGCACTGCCTGACGAAGGATACCTGGCACCTCGAACGCGGGGCGCAGATGCTCGGCGGCGACCTCGACTACCCCCACGGACAGGAGTCGATCTTCGGTGTCGCCCGCTCGATCAACGACTTCATGCCCCGGCACATGGCGACCCTGACCCGCCAGGGGCTCGAGCGGGTGGATAAGCCCCTCGCCGGTGCGAAAGTTGCCCTCCTCGGCTGGGCGTTCATCAAAAACTCTGGCGATGCCCGGAACACCCCCGCCGAACCTTTCTACGATCTCGTGACCGAGGCCGGGGCGACGGTCACCGTCCACGATCCGTTCGTCGAAGACGACGTCGGCGTCCCGATTGAGACCGATCTGAACGCGGTACTCGCCGGCGCCGATGCGATCGCGATCTTCGCCGGCCACGATCTCTACGGCAGGCTTGACCCGGCCCGCGTGAAGCACCTGACCGGGCAGGAGCACCCGGTGCTTGTCGACGGCAGGAACGTCGCCGATCCCGACGCCTTCATCGGCGCAGGCTTCGTCTACAAGGGGATCGGCCGGGGCGACAAGAACAATCATCCGGTGAAGGGATGA